Genomic window (Streptomyces clavuligerus):
GATCACGCTGCTGACCGGCGGTTCGACGGTCAGCGCGGGCGAGGCCTTCACCCAGGCGCCGGCCGAACGGCCCGCGCCCACTGTCCGGATCGGCGAGAACACCCAGGGCGTCTTCTCGGACACCCTCTCGCGCTCGCTGCCCAACGGCTGGGAGTCCAGCCTGTCCAACGAGAAGTGCACCACCCCGCGGGGGCACAGCTTCGAGGGCCCGGGGATTCCCCCGCCTCTGCGCACACCGGTCTTCACCGAGGCGGAGTCCGCGGCGGACCACGACGCGGTGTTCGACCGCGCCAGAGCACTGCTCACCGGCCGCCGCCGACCGGACGGCGACAACACCGGCCGCCGCACCCCCTGATCGCGCTCCCCGCGGGACGGTTCCCGCGCGGGGAGCGCGATCCGCTCGCGGACGCCGCCGACCGCCCGAGTGGTGCCGGCGCCGCCCGCGAGAGCGCGGCCCCGGCCGCTCATCGGCCCGCCCGGGGAACTCAGCCGCAGAGGGCGCGCTCCACGAGCCGCTGCACGGCCCGCTCCGCCCGGATCAGCTGGTTGACATCGGCGGTCTTGCCGCTCGCGGTGACGACGACCGACCGGCTGCCGTCGTCGGTGAACCCGGTTCGGACCGTGGTGCCGTCGAGATCGCCGCCATGGCCCCATCGGTGTCCACCGCAGCTCAGGGGCTGTCGCATCAGCCCCAGCCCGTAGCTGAGACCGGGCATCACCTCTCCGAACAGCCCGCCGACGGGCACCGTGCGGCGCATCTCCACGAGCTGAGCGGCGGGCAGCAGCCGGCCGCGGAACAGCGCGGTGTAGAACCGGTCGAGATCGCGCCGGGTCGATATCAGGGCACCCGCCGCATCGGTGGACGTCATATTGAGAACCGTGGTGTCGGTCCAGCGGTCCGAACCGCGGAACTTGTGATACGTACGCGCATGGGGTGCCCGCAGATACGGATCGGCGCCCGGGGTACGGGTGTCGCGCAGGCCCAGCGGGCGGATGACGCGGCGCGTCACCTCCTCGGCCCAGGTACGCCCGGTGGCCTTCTGGATGATCATCCCGGCGAGCAGATAGCCCGGGTTGGAGTAGTTCCACGCGGGCGCGGGATCACCCGGTGCCGCGGGCGGGAAGTCGGGCTTGTGCCGCATGGTGTACGCGATGGACTCCTCGGGCGTGAAACCGTCGAATCTGGTGCGCTCGAAGTCCTCCGCAGTGTCCCCATTGACCTCGACCTGGTCCCAGTTGTAGACGCCGCTGGTGTGCTGGAGCAGATGGCGCAGGGTGATGAGGCGGCCGTCGTTGCCCTGGCCGGTGACCACTCCCGGCAGCCACTTCTCGACCGTGTCGTCCAGTGACAGCCGTCCTTCGGCGACCAGTTGCAGCACGACGGTGGCGATGAAGGACTTGGTGACACTGGCCGCCCTGAACACCGCGTCGCGCGGGGTGGGCCTGCCGGTCCCCAGGACGGCCTCCCCGGCGTCGATGTGGGTGCGGCGCTGTCCATGACGCATCTCCACCGCGATGCCGATATAGCCCGCTTCCTTCAGGGTCCGCTCGATCTCGCGGGTCAGCTGGGCCCGGGTGAGGGGTGCGGCCGGGCGGTCCCCGGCGGTCGCGGCCGGTACGGGCCCGGCGGACGGGGCGGCTGTGGCGGGCACCGCCACCACGCCCGCGAGGAGCGCGGCGGCCACCGCGGCGGTGACGGCCATCCGTGAACGGGTCTTCTTGATCAGTGTGTTCATGACGTTCACGATGCCGAACGGGTGCCGGTACGCCCATGAGGCCAGCCCCCGGACAGAGGTGGGCCCAACCCCCCTGTTCCGGGAGGGACAGCGGGCTCAGGCGGAGATGTCGGTGCGGAGGGTGAGCTCCCTTCCGGTCGGCGCGGGTGCACGCCGTGGCCGGGGGCGACCGGCCTGTCGCAGCCGGCGGCGGCGCTGATCCGGCGGGGCGCTCCTGACGGGAACGTACCGAACGGCCCGGACGGCCCTCGGCGATCCGCCGATCTCCGGCCTTCCCGCCACACCCGGCCCCACCGGATACACCCGCTCGGGCGGCAGCAGCCGCTGGGCCCGGGCCGCGCGGCAC
Coding sequences:
- a CDS encoding serine hydrolase domain-containing protein — its product is MNTLIKKTRSRMAVTAAVAAALLAGVVAVPATAAPSAGPVPAATAGDRPAAPLTRAQLTREIERTLKEAGYIGIAVEMRHGQRRTHIDAGEAVLGTGRPTPRDAVFRAASVTKSFIATVVLQLVAEGRLSLDDTVEKWLPGVVTGQGNDGRLITLRHLLQHTSGVYNWDQVEVNGDTAEDFERTRFDGFTPEESIAYTMRHKPDFPPAAPGDPAPAWNYSNPGYLLAGMIIQKATGRTWAEEVTRRVIRPLGLRDTRTPGADPYLRAPHARTYHKFRGSDRWTDTTVLNMTSTDAAGALISTRRDLDRFYTALFRGRLLPAAQLVEMRRTVPVGGLFGEVMPGLSYGLGLMRQPLSCGGHRWGHGGDLDGTTVRTGFTDDGSRSVVVTASGKTADVNQLIRAERAVQRLVERALCG
- a CDS encoding DUF4291 family protein, coding for MPVVVILEVLTCSSRTVVARPRLLTRWGPERTQRGSALNRYSIQVGIGREPIKRFNEEWPVDLADITVQARKAAALVRSCRAARAQRLLPPERVYPVGPGVAGRPEIGGSPRAVRAVRYVPVRSAPPDQRRRRLRQAGRPRPRRAPAPTGRELTLRTDISA